Proteins found in one Paenibacillus sp. FSL R10-2782 genomic segment:
- a CDS encoding cellulase family glycosylhydrolase, translated as MMNRQWVLSRIAKRVAVMLTAVLLLTLTNGFNWNTQTAEAAGTTPVERYGQLSVKNGRLVDKTGKPVQLKGISSHGVQWFGDLVNEDSMKWLRDDWGISVFRVALYTEEDGYIANPSLKNKVKEAIEAAQKLGLYVIIDWHILSDGDPNIHKNEAKAFFNEFATQYGHLPNVIYELANEPNGNVNWNNQIRPYALEVSQVIRAKDPDNIIIAGTGTWSQDVHDAADNPLPDKNTLYTVHFYAGTHGQYLRDRVDYALNKGVGIFATEWGTSDASGNGGPFLNEAKVWTDFLASRGISWANWSLADKNETSAALLSGANRKGGWPDSQLSASGKFVKQAILEGSSTNGGGGNNGGDNGGDNGNGGNTPGADDQGIVLQYRSGDTNAKDNVIRPEFNIKNTGKTAVKLSDLKIRYYYTDESKQGQQFFVDWAKVGNEKVKATFVTLPEPKAKADKYVEISFADGTGTIQPGGESGEIQPRIHAANWSHFDETNDYSYSASQTAFANWDRATVYQQGKLAWGIEP; from the coding sequence ATGATGAATAGGCAATGGGTCCTGTCAAGGATCGCAAAAAGAGTAGCGGTGATGTTAACTGCGGTGCTACTGTTGACGTTAACGAACGGATTTAACTGGAATACGCAGACCGCAGAGGCTGCCGGGACAACTCCCGTGGAGCGTTACGGACAGCTTTCAGTGAAGAATGGTAGGCTGGTGGATAAAACCGGGAAGCCTGTGCAGCTCAAAGGGATCAGCTCTCATGGTGTCCAATGGTTTGGGGATCTGGTGAATGAGGACTCGATGAAATGGCTGCGGGACGACTGGGGCATTTCCGTGTTCCGGGTTGCGCTATACACCGAGGAAGATGGTTATATTGCCAATCCTTCATTAAAAAATAAAGTGAAGGAAGCGATTGAGGCAGCACAGAAGCTGGGATTATACGTTATTATTGACTGGCACATTCTCTCGGATGGTGATCCGAACATTCATAAAAATGAAGCCAAGGCTTTCTTTAATGAATTTGCAACTCAGTATGGTCATTTACCAAACGTGATCTATGAGCTTGCCAACGAACCGAACGGAAACGTGAACTGGAACAACCAAATCCGTCCTTATGCGTTGGAGGTATCTCAGGTCATTCGGGCCAAAGACCCGGATAATATTATTATTGCGGGTACAGGCACGTGGAGCCAGGATGTACACGATGCAGCAGATAACCCGCTTCCAGACAAAAATACACTGTATACCGTGCATTTCTATGCCGGTACGCACGGACAATACCTGCGGGATCGCGTCGATTACGCGCTGAACAAGGGCGTGGGCATATTTGCTACCGAATGGGGAACAAGCGATGCTTCGGGTAATGGCGGTCCGTTCTTGAATGAAGCTAAGGTGTGGACCGATTTTCTGGCCAGCCGTGGAATTAGCTGGGCAAACTGGTCACTGGCAGATAAAAATGAGACCTCTGCTGCGCTCTTGTCTGGTGCAAACCGTAAAGGGGGATGGCCTGATTCTCAATTGTCGGCTTCCGGCAAATTCGTAAAGCAGGCAATTCTGGAAGGCTCCAGTACCAATGGTGGAGGCGGAAACAATGGTGGAGATAACGGCGGTGATAATGGCAACGGAGGAAATACACCAGGTGCTGACGATCAAGGGATTGTGCTTCAATATCGTTCCGGAGACACCAATGCCAAGGATAACGTAATCCGCCCTGAATTTAATATCAAAAACACAGGAAAAACGGCGGTCAAGCTGAGTGATTTGAAAATTCGCTACTATTACACAGATGAAAGCAAACAGGGTCAGCAATTTTTTGTAGACTGGGCCAAGGTTGGAAATGAAAAGGTAAAAGCAACTTTTGTAACATTGCCAGAACCGAAGGCCAAGGCTGATAAATACGTGGAAATTTCATTTGCTGATGGAACGGGTACTATTCAGCCCGGTGGGGAAAGCGGAGAAATCCAACCCCGTATCCATGCTGCGAACTGGAGCCATTTTGATGAAACCAACGATTATTCGTATAGTGCCAGCCAAACTGCCTTCGCAAACTGGGACCGTGCAACTGTCTATCAACAGGGCAAGCTGGCATGGGGTATAGAGCCTTAA
- the clpP gene encoding ATP-dependent Clp endopeptidase proteolytic subunit ClpP, protein MSTIPYVIEHTSRGERSYDIYSRLLKDRIIMVSGEIEDHMANVIVAQLLHLTAEDSEKDIQMYINSPGGSISAGFAIYDTMQFVKNDISTICTGMAASFGTILLTGGTKGKRMALPNSEIMIHQPLGGAKGQASDVLIYAERLIKSRKQLNRILADHTGQPLERVEKDTDRDHFLTAEEAVAYGLVDQIVTRI, encoded by the coding sequence ATGAGCACCATTCCTTATGTAATTGAGCACACAAGTCGCGGAGAGCGAAGCTATGATATTTATTCCCGGCTATTAAAGGATCGTATCATTATGGTGTCGGGCGAGATTGAGGATCATATGGCAAATGTCATTGTAGCGCAACTGCTGCATCTTACCGCCGAGGACTCCGAGAAGGACATACAGATGTATATTAACAGTCCGGGCGGGTCCATTTCAGCAGGGTTTGCTATTTATGATACAATGCAATTTGTGAAAAATGATATATCTACTATATGCACAGGCATGGCAGCGAGCTTTGGTACGATTTTGCTGACCGGAGGCACGAAGGGCAAGCGGATGGCGTTGCCCAACAGTGAGATTATGATTCACCAGCCGTTGGGCGGAGCCAAGGGCCAAGCTTCAGATGTGTTGATTTATGCCGAGCGTCTGATTAAGAGCAGGAAACAGTTGAACCGTATTTTGGCAGATCATACCGGGCAACCGCTGGAGCGTGTGGAAAAAGATACCGACAGAGATCACTTCCTTACGGCAGAGGAAGCAGTAGCATATGGCTTGGTGGATCAAATCGTTACTCGGATCTAG